A single genomic interval of Caretta caretta isolate rCarCar2 chromosome 23, rCarCar1.hap1, whole genome shotgun sequence harbors:
- the LOC125628347 gene encoding P3 protein isoform X1, with the protein MFCQSFSPAMGLSGPVDLHGWSALRLWDWLFLCPTRVEPRGCLILARAPRQESDKSWAAIRIRPGARAREAAAWEALGQAPGVKGGNKAPLAAPGQRLGLAERQAAGACGLVTRSPAPGRGKEKERAAGAAPGPGQRPGWQGHLATEQRSLGRVLAEGRPHVPESLETRRPWAVRPPGMAQALLVLLLLGCWAPPARGQPASTYLSMGDGSTLEFDFPERSRGIMVVSSRYPGANGTAGGTRLSAASLAPAVLTVENISTLCCGARGFLVAIRSGLAGLAPLRLRLLDRQQLVEERGEFRVRVLPGEEPEHPGLGHFSENPLLYALLPLIFVNKCAFGCKVELEALRDLARQPHPVLLGILGQFVAMPLYGYLMSLAFALPKALALGLVVTCSSPGGGGGYLYSLLLGGDVTLAISMTLLSTVAAAGLMPLSSALYGRLLSAHQSLHVPFAKILATLLFIAVPISAGLLVKCKLPRVARLLLLLIKPFSFALILGGLFMAYHMGAFILADVRPPVVLAGLSVPLFGLLLGYLLATCLRLPGPHRRTVSIEVGVQNSLLALAVLQLSFRRRQADYASQAPFVVALSSTAEMLVLVLGHLLYKKLRPPASP; encoded by the exons ATGTTCTGCCAGTCATTCTCCCCTGCCATGGGTCTGTCTGGGCCTGTGGACTTGCATGGTTGGTCAGCGCTGAGGCTCTGGGACTGGCTTTTTCTGTGTCCGACCAGGGTTGAGCCCCGTGGCTGCCTGATCCTGGCGAGGGCTCCGAGGCAGGAGTCAGACAAATCATGGGCAGCAATCAGGATAAGACCTGGGGCCAGGGCGAGGGAGGCCGCCGCCTGGGAGGCTCTAGGCCAAGCTCCAGGAGTGAAGGGTGGCAACAAagcccccctggctgctcctgggCAGCGACTGGGCCTGGCAGAAAGACAAGCCGCAGGTGCCTGCGGATTGGTGACACGttccccagccccagggagaggaaaagagaaagaacgAGCAGCAGGGGCGGCGCCAGGCCCTGGGCAGAGGCCGG gttGGCAGGGACACCTGGCGACGGAGCAAAGAAGCCTCGGACGCGTCCTGGCTGAAGGACGTCCCCATGTGCCAGAGTCGCTGGAGACCAGGCGCCCGTGGGCTGTGAGACCCCCTGGTATGGCACAGGCCCTGctggtcctgctgctgctgggctgctgGGCCCCGCCAGCCAGGGGGCAGCCGGCCAGCACATACCTGAGCATGGGCGACGGCAGCACCCTGGAGTTCGACTTCCCCGAGAGGAGCCGGGGCATCATGGTGGTGTCCAGCCGCTACCCGGGCGCCAACGGGACGGCAGGCGGTACCCGGCTCAGCGCAGCCTCACTGGCGCCTGCTGTGCTGACGGTGGAAAACATCAGCACCCTGTGCTGTGGGGCGAGGGGCTTCCTGGTGGCCATCCGCTCGGGCCTGGCTGGCCTGGCACCGCTCCGGCTGCGCCTGCTGGACCGgcagcagctggtagaggagCGAGGCGAGTTCCGGGTGCGAGTGCTGCCAGGCGAGGAGCCGGAGCACCCGGGGTTGGGCCACTTCTCGGAGAACCCGCTGCTCTACGCTCTTCTGCCCCTCATCTTCGTCAACAAGTGCGCCTTTGGCTGCAAGGTGGAGCTGGAGGCACTGCGGGATCTTGCGCGCCAGCCCCACCCCGTCCTCCTGGGCATCCTGGGCCAGTTTGTGGCCATGCCCCTCTACGGCTACCTCATGTCGCTGGCCTTCGCCCTGCCCAAGGCGCTGGCGCTAGGGCTGGTCGTCACCTGCTCCTCGCCAGGTGGGGGCGGCGGGTACCTCTACAGCCTCCTGCTGGGCGGGGACGTCACCCTGGCCATCTCCATGACGCTGCTGTCCACGGTGGCAGCCGCCGGGCTGATGCCGCTCTCCTCAGCGCTCTACGGGCGGCTGCTGAGTGCCCACCAGAGTCTGCACGTGCCCTTCGCCAAGATCCTGGCCACGCTGCTCTTCATCGCGGTGCCCATCTCGGCCGGCCTGCTGGTGAAGTGCAAGCTGCCTAGGGTTGcccgcctgctgctgctgctcatcaAGCCCTTCAGCTTCGCCCTCATCCTAGGCGGGCTCTTCATGGCCTACCACATGGGGGCGTTCATCCTGGCTGACGTGCGACCCCCTGTGGTGCTGGCTGGACTGAGCGTGCCCCTCTTCGGCCTCCTGCTGGGCTACCTCCTGGCCACCTGCCTGCGACTGCCGGGCCCACACCGCCGGACGGTCAGCATTGAGGTGGGGGTGCAGAACAGTCTGCTGGCCCTGGCGGTCTTGCAGCTCTCCTTCCGCCGCCGACAGGCCGACTACGCCTCCCAGGCCCCCTTCGTGGTGGCACTGAGCAGCACGGCTGAGATGCTGGTGCTGGTGCTGGGCCATCTCCTCTACAAGAAGCTGCGGCCGCCAGCCAGCCCCTGA
- the LOC125628347 gene encoding P3 protein isoform X2 — translation MAQALLVLLLLGCWAPPARGQPASTYLSMGDGSTLEFDFPERSRGIMVVSSRYPGANGTAGGTRLSAASLAPAVLTVENISTLCCGARGFLVAIRSGLAGLAPLRLRLLDRQQLVEERGEFRVRVLPGEEPEHPGLGHFSENPLLYALLPLIFVNKCAFGCKVELEALRDLARQPHPVLLGILGQFVAMPLYGYLMSLAFALPKALALGLVVTCSSPGGGGGYLYSLLLGGDVTLAISMTLLSTVAAAGLMPLSSALYGRLLSAHQSLHVPFAKILATLLFIAVPISAGLLVKCKLPRVARLLLLLIKPFSFALILGGLFMAYHMGAFILADVRPPVVLAGLSVPLFGLLLGYLLATCLRLPGPHRRTVSIEVGVQNSLLALAVLQLSFRRRQADYASQAPFVVALSSTAEMLVLVLGHLLYKKLRPPASP, via the coding sequence ATGGCACAGGCCCTGctggtcctgctgctgctgggctgctgGGCCCCGCCAGCCAGGGGGCAGCCGGCCAGCACATACCTGAGCATGGGCGACGGCAGCACCCTGGAGTTCGACTTCCCCGAGAGGAGCCGGGGCATCATGGTGGTGTCCAGCCGCTACCCGGGCGCCAACGGGACGGCAGGCGGTACCCGGCTCAGCGCAGCCTCACTGGCGCCTGCTGTGCTGACGGTGGAAAACATCAGCACCCTGTGCTGTGGGGCGAGGGGCTTCCTGGTGGCCATCCGCTCGGGCCTGGCTGGCCTGGCACCGCTCCGGCTGCGCCTGCTGGACCGgcagcagctggtagaggagCGAGGCGAGTTCCGGGTGCGAGTGCTGCCAGGCGAGGAGCCGGAGCACCCGGGGTTGGGCCACTTCTCGGAGAACCCGCTGCTCTACGCTCTTCTGCCCCTCATCTTCGTCAACAAGTGCGCCTTTGGCTGCAAGGTGGAGCTGGAGGCACTGCGGGATCTTGCGCGCCAGCCCCACCCCGTCCTCCTGGGCATCCTGGGCCAGTTTGTGGCCATGCCCCTCTACGGCTACCTCATGTCGCTGGCCTTCGCCCTGCCCAAGGCGCTGGCGCTAGGGCTGGTCGTCACCTGCTCCTCGCCAGGTGGGGGCGGCGGGTACCTCTACAGCCTCCTGCTGGGCGGGGACGTCACCCTGGCCATCTCCATGACGCTGCTGTCCACGGTGGCAGCCGCCGGGCTGATGCCGCTCTCCTCAGCGCTCTACGGGCGGCTGCTGAGTGCCCACCAGAGTCTGCACGTGCCCTTCGCCAAGATCCTGGCCACGCTGCTCTTCATCGCGGTGCCCATCTCGGCCGGCCTGCTGGTGAAGTGCAAGCTGCCTAGGGTTGcccgcctgctgctgctgctcatcaAGCCCTTCAGCTTCGCCCTCATCCTAGGCGGGCTCTTCATGGCCTACCACATGGGGGCGTTCATCCTGGCTGACGTGCGACCCCCTGTGGTGCTGGCTGGACTGAGCGTGCCCCTCTTCGGCCTCCTGCTGGGCTACCTCCTGGCCACCTGCCTGCGACTGCCGGGCCCACACCGCCGGACGGTCAGCATTGAGGTGGGGGTGCAGAACAGTCTGCTGGCCCTGGCGGTCTTGCAGCTCTCCTTCCGCCGCCGACAGGCCGACTACGCCTCCCAGGCCCCCTTCGTGGTGGCACTGAGCAGCACGGCTGAGATGCTGGTGCTGGTGCTGGGCCATCTCCTCTACAAGAAGCTGCGGCCGCCAGCCAGCCCCTGA
- the LOC125628048 gene encoding ubiquitin-like protein 4A: MLLTVKALQGRGCSLQVSPDERVSTLKRLVSEKLNVPVSQQRLLFKGKALADEHRLSDYSIGPESKLNLVIKPLEKASPEEPGLRGPPPPFPTIWHPLGQVLTRHFSTADAEKVLEQLQKDYERSLRLLSLDDIERLATRLLHPEVADAVEMGFLD; encoded by the exons ATGCTGCTCACGGTGAAGGCGCTGCAGGGCCGGGGCTGCAGCCTGCAG GTCTCCCCGGACGAGCGCGTCAGCACCCTGAAGCGTCTGGTCTCGGAGAAGTTGAACGTCCCAGTCTCTCAGCAGCGGCTGCTTTTCAAGGGCAAGGCCCTGGCAG ATGAGCACCGGCTCTCGGACTATTCCATCGGCCCCGAGTCCAAGCTGAATCTGGTGATCAAGCCGCTGGAGAAGGCTTCCCCCGAGGAGCCGGGGCTCAGGGGACCCCCGCCACCATTCCCGACCATCTGGCACCCGCTGGGCCAGGTCCTGACTCGGCATTTCAGCACAGCTGATGCGGAGAAggtgctggagcagctgcagaag GATTATGAGCGGAGCCTTCGCCTGCTGAGCCTGGATGACATTGAGCGGCTGGCCACGCGGCTGCTGCACCCAGAGGTGGCTGATGCGGTGGAGATGGGATTCCTGGACTAG